The segment CCGCGATCATGCCGCCCCAGGTCGGCGTGTCGGAGGACACCGACAGTCCGACGAAGGACAGGATCGCCTCGACGATCACGGCGATCCCCATCTCCAGCGTCACCAGCGCGATCAGCACCGGCGCGACATTGGGCAGGATCTCGCGGAACAGGATGGCGCCACGCCCGAAGCCGATGGTGCGCGCCGCGGTGACGTAATCCATCCGCGCCTGCGCCATGGTTTCGGCGCGCACGACGCGGCAGAAGCGCGTCCAGTCGATGACCACGATGGCGACGATGACGGTGAGGACGCCGGAGCCGAGCACGGCGACAAGCAGGATCGACAGCAACACCGGCGGGAACGCCATCCAGACATCGACGAGGCGCGACACCACCATGTCGGCATGCCGCCCGTACCAGCCGGCGATCAGGCCGAGCAGGGTCCCCAGGATTGCAGCCAGTGAGGCGGCGACGAAGGCCACGAGCAGGGCAATGCGCGCGCCATAGATCAACCGCGAGAGCACGTCGCGGCCGAGCGCATCGGTCCCAAGCCAGTAGCCGGGTTCGGCACCCGCGAAACCCCAGGGCGGCAGGCGACCGAACATCAGATCCTGCGCAAGCGGATCGTGCGGGGCGATCCATGGCGCCAGCAGCGCCAGGAGCGCCAGCAGCAGGATGAACCCGCCGCCGACGACGACCTTGGCATCGTGCAGCAATCGGCGCAGCACGGCGCGGCGGCGGGCCGGCACGGCGCCGGGTACGGCGGCTGCCTCAACCATGCCGCAGCCTCGGATTGAGGGCCACCGCCAGCATGTCGACGACGATGTTCACCACGATGAAGATCAGACCGAAGGTCAGCACGATGCACTGGATGAGCGGGAAGTCGCGGTTGATCACCGCGTCGATGGCAAGGTTGCCGACGCCCGGATAGGCGAAGATCCGCTCGACGATGACGGTGCCACCGACGAGAAAGGTGAACTGCACCCCGGTCAGCGCCAGCGTCGGTCCGACGGCGTTGCGCAGCGCCTCCTGCAGCACCAGCCGCAGCTCGGAATGACCCTTGATGCGGGCGAGCGTCACATAGTCCTGCACCATCGCCTCATTCAGCGACTGGCGCAGCACCCGACCGATAACGGCGGCGAGCGGCAGCGCCAGCGCAAGTGTCGGCATCAGCATGTGGGCGAGCACGTCGCGGGCAATGGCAAGGTTCCCGGTGAGAACCGCCTCGGACAGGTAGAAGCGCGTGGTGAAGGGCACCTGGATCGACGGGTCGATGCGGCCCGTCAGCGGCAAGACCGGCAGCGCAAAGCCGAACAGCAGCACAAGCACGAAGGCCCAGATGAAATCGGGGATGGAGATGAACAGGCTGTTGATCCCGTCGAACAGTCCGGAGAGCCGGCTTCGCCGCAACAGCGTCGAGGCGATCGCCACCGCGCTTCCGCCGAGCACCGCCACCGTGATCGCCAGCACCGCCAGCTCGATCGTCGCCGGCAGCCGGCTGGCGACGATCTCGAGCGCCGGCCGGCGCATCGAGATGGAGGTGCCGAAATCACCGGCCACCACCCCCTGTAGCCAGAGGCCGAACTGGACCGGGATCGAGGCGTCGAGGCCATAGCGGGCGCGCAGCGCCGCAATGTCGTCGGCGGAGGCGCCGGGGGCGATCATCATCGCGATCGGATCGCCCGGCACGACACGGATCAGCACGAAGACGATCACCGCGACGCCAAATAGCGTCACAATGGCGATCATGAGGCGGTTGAGGACGTCCGTCGCAGTCACGGGTCTCGCTCGGGATCCTTCGGGGAGTAAACGCCAAGGAATGGCCGAGACAACCGAAGCCGCATCGGCGGCGGACCCGACCATCACCTCCCTCGACAGCTTCTCCCGCCTCGTCCCGGACGGTCAATGGGCCCAACCGGGATCGGGATGAGGTAGCCGTTCTCACGTCCCGATCCCGGAAGCCGCGTTGCGGCCTCCGGGATGACCGGGACAGTCGAGGCGGGGCGGATCGCCCGCCGTTGCGTCCGCTTCAGCCCTTCCTGACCAGCGTCGGCTGCAGCGCGCCGGAGACGTTCGGCGTCACCTTGAGGCCCTCGCGGAAGACGATCGGCTGGACGTACTGGATCAGCGGGATGACGTAGCCGTTCTCGGCGATGTAGCGGGACACGTCCTTCCAGCCCTGGATGCGCTTCGCCTCGTCCTTCTCGCCCCAGAGCGGGCCGATCTTGGCATCGAGATCGTCGGTGTCCCAGACCGAGTGCGGCGACGGGCCGAACATCGCGAAGCCGGTCGATGTGGTCGGATCGCCGATGGCGTTGCCCCAGTTGTAGAAGGCAACCGGCGCCAGCTGGTCGGCGGCACGCAGCTCGAAATGCTTGGCCACCTCGTAGACCTCGATCTCGGCCTCGATGCCGACCCGGCGCCACATGCCGACGATCGCCTGGATCATCTCGTAATCCTTCGGCTTGAAGCCGCGCGTCGTCTGGATCGTGAACTTCACCGGGTTCTCCGGCGAGTAGCCGCTGGCGGCGAGCAGCGCCTTCGCCTTGTCCGGGTCGTAACCGACCTTGATGGTCTCGTCGAAGGCCGCATACTGGGGCGCCTCGAGCGTGTCGATCGGCACGCCGTAGCCGCTCAGCAGCCGATCGACGATCGCCTGCTTGTCGATGGCGTGATGGGCGGCGAGACGGACGTTCCTGTCGAGCATCGGCCCGACATTGTTGATGAACAGCATGGCGATGTCGGAAACCGGCGTCGTCACGCCGTCGAGCCCGTCCTTGGCGACGAGGCGATCATACTCCTCGTAGGGAATCTCGAGCGTGATGTCGGAGGAGCCGCTCTCGATCTCCGCGACACGGGTGGTCGCATCCGGCACGAACTTGAAGACGACCGTCTCGAAGTCCGGCTTGCTGCCCCAGTAGTGGGGGTTCGCCTTCAGGCGCAGGAAGGCATTGCCCTCGTAGGCATCGAACATGTACGGCCCGGTGCCGACGGGATGGCGCTCGAAACCTTCGGCGCCGACCTTCTCGTAATAGGCCTTGGGCAGCACATAGCCGGTCAGGAAGGCCATCCACATGAAGATGGTCGGCTCGAAGCGCAGCACGTCCGCCGTGATACGGTTGCCATCGACCTGGAAGTTTCCGATGGTCGACCAGATGAACTGGATCGGGTTGCCGCTGTCCTCGCGGCCGGCGCGCTCGAGCGACCAGACGACGTCCTGCGGCCCGAAATCCGAGCCGTCATGCCACTTCACGCCCTCGCGCACATCCATCCAGATCTGGGTCTTGTCGTCGTTCCAGCCCCAGTCGGTGAGCAGGCCCGGCTCGAAGGACAGGTCGGGCTTCTGTCCGATATACTGGTCGAAGATCGACCGGTAGATCGCCTGGATGGTCGGATTGACCGCCGAGACCCCGACGGTCGGATCGAAGGACGGCAGGTTGACGTTGTAGGCGATGGTCAGCGTGTCGCCCGACTGGGCGAATGACAGGCGCGACAGCGGCAGCGTCCCGGCGATGAGGCCGGCCGCACCGGCGAGCAGCGCCTGGCGACGTGTGAAGTTGAACATCCTTCTCTCTCCCTCGTTCCCCGGTGTGAGGCCGCCGCCGGGGTGGAACCCCCGAACCGCCGAGCGCGCGACCGCACGGATCGACCGCCGGTCGGAGCCGCGTCCCGGCAGCTTCGGACCTCGCGGCCACGGACCGCACCTGTGCGATAGCCTATGCATCCGCATAAAACTTCGCAATAGGCTGTCGTGACATCCTGGTCTCGCGAATTGCCCCGTCTCGCATTACGCTGACCAGAGATGATGCACTGCAGCGAAAGATGGGTGTTCGCTGCGTCGCCGACGGGCGAGTCCTCGACTCTCGGGTGGGACCGGATAAATATGGAATTGCATTTATCGGACAGGGCGCGATACTCGTTGCCCCCGCGCGGTTGCCGCGCGGAGCGGCATCCGCCCGGCGCGAGCGGATGGGCGAGCGGGCGGGATGGAGGAGGACATGGCGGAGAGATCGTTCGCGCGCGAGGTCCAGGATCTCAAGCTCGGCGCCGGAGAGGAGTTCCGCGGCGAGGGCATCCTAGCGATCACCAAGGCGCTGCTGCAGTCGGGCGTGGCCTATGTGGCCGGCTACCAGGGAGCGCCGATCTCGCATCTGATGGACGTTCTGGCGGACGCCCGGGATGTGCTCGACGAGCTCGGCGTGCGCTTCGAATCCTCGGCTTCGGAAGCAGCGGCGGCCGCCACGCTGTCGGCATCGGTGATGTATCCGGTGCGCGGCGCGGTCACCTTCAAGTCCACCGTCGGCACCAATGTCGCCTCCGATGCGCTCGCCAACCTCGCCTCCGGCGGCGTCACGGGAGGTGCCCTGATCATCGTCGGGGAGGACTATGGCGAGGGGTCCTCGATCATGCAGGAGCGCAGCCACGCCTTCGCGATGAAGTCGCAGATCTGGCTTCTCGATCCCAGACCCAACCTCGAGACGATCGTGCGCTGCGTCGAGGAGGGGTTCGAGCTGTCGGAGGCGTCCAACACGCCGGTGATGCTGGAAGTGCGGATCCGCTGCTGCCATGTGCACGGCCGCTTCATCGCCAAGGACAACAAGCGCCCGCGGTTCACGCTGAAGGAGGCGCTGGAGAGCCCGAAGCGGGATGTCGGGCGCATCGTGCTGCCGCCGGCCTCGTTCCTGCACGAGAAGGAGAAGATCGAGCGGCGTTGGCCGGCCGCCGTCGAATTCATCAAGTCACGCAGGCTGAACGAGCACTTCGGCCCCGCCGACGGCGAGATCGGCATCATCCTGCAGGGCGGCATGTACAATGGCGTGATGCGGGCGCTGCAACTGCTCGGCCTCGCCGATGCCTACGGCGAAACCGCCGTCCCGCTCTATGTCATGAACGTAACCTACCCGGTCATCGAGGACGAGGTGGCAGCGTTCTGCGCCGGCAAGCGGGCCGTGCTGATGGTCGAGGAGGGCCAACCCGACTATCTCGAGCAGGCGCTCAACACGATCCTGAGG is part of the Tepidamorphus gemmatus genome and harbors:
- a CDS encoding ABC transporter substrate-binding protein; translation: MFNFTRRQALLAGAAGLIAGTLPLSRLSFAQSGDTLTIAYNVNLPSFDPTVGVSAVNPTIQAIYRSIFDQYIGQKPDLSFEPGLLTDWGWNDDKTQIWMDVREGVKWHDGSDFGPQDVVWSLERAGREDSGNPIQFIWSTIGNFQVDGNRITADVLRFEPTIFMWMAFLTGYVLPKAYYEKVGAEGFERHPVGTGPYMFDAYEGNAFLRLKANPHYWGSKPDFETVVFKFVPDATTRVAEIESGSSDITLEIPYEEYDRLVAKDGLDGVTTPVSDIAMLFINNVGPMLDRNVRLAAHHAIDKQAIVDRLLSGYGVPIDTLEAPQYAAFDETIKVGYDPDKAKALLAASGYSPENPVKFTIQTTRGFKPKDYEMIQAIVGMWRRVGIEAEIEVYEVAKHFELRAADQLAPVAFYNWGNAIGDPTTSTGFAMFGPSPHSVWDTDDLDAKIGPLWGEKDEAKRIQGWKDVSRYIAENGYVIPLIQYVQPIVFREGLKVTPNVSGALQPTLVRKG
- a CDS encoding ABC transporter permease — translated: MVEAAAVPGAVPARRRAVLRRLLHDAKVVVGGGFILLLALLALLAPWIAPHDPLAQDLMFGRLPPWGFAGAEPGYWLGTDALGRDVLSRLIYGARIALLVAFVAASLAAILGTLLGLIAGWYGRHADMVVSRLVDVWMAFPPVLLSILLVAVLGSGVLTVIVAIVVIDWTRFCRVVRAETMAQARMDYVTAARTIGFGRGAILFREILPNVAPVLIALVTLEMGIAVIVEAILSFVGLSVSSDTPTWGGMIAEGRQIVHHAWWVLVAPLTLLCLTVIAFNQLGDGLTRSLDPVMRR
- a CDS encoding ABC transporter permease — its product is MTATDVLNRLMIAIVTLFGVAVIVFVLIRVVPGDPIAMMIAPGASADDIAALRARYGLDASIPVQFGLWLQGVVAGDFGTSISMRRPALEIVASRLPATIELAVLAITVAVLGGSAVAIASTLLRRSRLSGLFDGINSLFISIPDFIWAFVLVLLFGFALPVLPLTGRIDPSIQVPFTTRFYLSEAVLTGNLAIARDVLAHMLMPTLALALPLAAVIGRVLRQSLNEAMVQDYVTLARIKGHSELRLVLQEALRNAVGPTLALTGVQFTFLVGGTVIVERIFAYPGVGNLAIDAVINRDFPLIQCIVLTFGLIFIVVNIVVDMLAVALNPRLRHG